A region from the Polaribacter sp. Hel1_33_78 genome encodes:
- a CDS encoding VCBS repeat-containing protein: MKINTLLILIVLSPITSIAQSIDFQEDTTVNNLYDSRQGSCAMADIDNDGDLDLIITGADAQLTNRKTTLYSNDGLGNFTEIIGTGLSNWSEGGKIAFADVDGDTDQDLLITGRDGSANYYVHFYLNDGSGNFTPDTTQPFEPSIGGNLEFADIDNDGDLDLFMTGRDNNNLIFSKLYQNDGTGGFSEMTSTPFLSEGGSASAFFDMDNDNDLDLILAGKNNSNQKKTTLYENDGAGNFSLVSNTPFENVDFAAIAIDDSDNDSDLDVLINGENDSGVPICQLYLNDGTGAFNLLVGTPFIQTALGTVDFADFDNDNDMDVLVTGSVGGQTFAAHIYENQGMNNFSLVDTLETLYLSSTALGDIDNDNDLDAIIIGIAQLSADIYKPRVYENMLTTLSTEKYN, encoded by the coding sequence ATGAAAATTAATACTTTACTTATCTTAATTGTTTTATCTCCTATTACATCTATTGCTCAATCTATAGATTTTCAAGAAGATACAACCGTAAACAACTTATATGATTCCAGGCAAGGCTCTTGTGCCATGGCTGATATCGACAATGACGGTGACCTTGACTTAATAATCACAGGTGCCGATGCTCAATTGACTAACCGCAAGACCACATTATACAGCAATGACGGTCTTGGGAATTTTACCGAAATAATTGGAACTGGACTTTCTAATTGGTCGGAAGGAGGAAAAATAGCTTTTGCGGATGTTGATGGAGATACTGACCAAGATTTGCTGATTACCGGAAGAGATGGTAGTGCAAATTATTATGTCCATTTTTACTTGAATGACGGAAGCGGTAATTTCACACCAGATACCACCCAACCTTTTGAACCATCTATAGGGGGCAATCTTGAATTTGCGGATATAGATAATGATGGAGACTTGGATTTATTTATGACTGGCCGTGACAACAACAATTTGATATTTTCAAAACTTTACCAAAATGATGGCACAGGAGGGTTCTCTGAAATGACATCCACTCCTTTTCTTTCTGAAGGAGGTTCAGCCTCTGCTTTTTTTGACATGGATAATGATAATGATCTGGATCTTATTCTAGCAGGAAAGAATAACAGCAATCAAAAAAAGACAACGCTGTATGAAAATGATGGGGCAGGCAATTTTAGTTTGGTAAGCAACACACCTTTTGAAAATGTTGATTTTGCTGCCATTGCTATAGATGACTCCGATAACGATAGTGATTTAGATGTACTCATAAACGGAGAGAATGATTCTGGTGTGCCTATTTGTCAACTATATTTAAATGACGGTACCGGTGCATTCAATCTTCTAGTTGGAACACCTTTTATTCAAACAGCTTTAGGTACTGTCGACTTTGCTGATTTTGACAATGATAATGATATGGATGTCTTGGTAACTGGCTCGGTAGGAGGGCAAACATTTGCAGCTCATATTTATGAAAATCAAGGTATGAACAACTTTAGCTTAGTGGATACACTGGAAACACTTTATTTATCCTCAACAGCCCTTGGAGATATTGACAATGACAATGATCTAGATGCAATTATCATTGGAATTGCTCAGTTATCTGCTGATATATACAAGCCAAGAGTTTACGAGAATATGCTCACAACTCTTTCAACTGAAAAATACAACTGA
- a CDS encoding T9SS type A sorting domain-containing protein, whose translation MQLSLELLSYLLIYTSQEFTRICSQLFQLKNTTDSYRENILLYPNPSSGILNIQTNHTFTPSIKIYNLIGELVFSEDNLSPNSQISLNQPPGIYMIVVKTNRSTSASKLILK comes from the coding sequence ATGCAATTATCATTGGAATTGCTCAGTTATCTGCTGATATATACAAGCCAAGAGTTTACGAGAATATGCTCACAACTCTTTCAACTGAAAAATACAACTGATAGTTATAGAGAAAATATATTACTATACCCTAATCCTTCTTCAGGAATCTTAAATATCCAGACCAACCACACATTTACTCCATCGATCAAAATATATAATTTAATTGGTGAGTTGGTCTTTTCTGAGGACAATTTGAGCCCAAATAGCCAAATTTCATTAAATCAACCACCAGGAATATATATGATAGTTGTTAAAACCAACCGTTCAACTTCTGCATCAAAGTTGATTTTAAAATAA
- a CDS encoding DinB family protein translates to MNKSKTFDYFNKVANTWLEDLEEKNEEDILINPFEGSWSISELYDHIIKVARTYQIPNFKKSVTTEVERKKRKNIKGLVIFNVGIKKINMKIKMENFPKPLVKDFTPIKQNKTELIKDFKQFINEVNSLKETLLKSKRKNKHYHLMFGDINTKDWFTLIAFHMAHHEKQKKKINEFLKSR, encoded by the coding sequence ATGAACAAGTCAAAAACATTCGATTATTTTAATAAGGTTGCGAATACTTGGTTAGAAGATTTAGAAGAGAAAAATGAAGAAGATATATTAATAAACCCTTTTGAAGGATCTTGGTCTATATCAGAACTATATGATCACATAATAAAAGTTGCTAGAACCTATCAAATACCAAATTTTAAAAAAAGTGTAACAACTGAAGTAGAAAGAAAGAAAAGAAAAAACATAAAAGGACTTGTTATTTTTAATGTAGGAATAAAAAAAATTAATATGAAAATTAAAATGGAGAACTTTCCAAAACCATTAGTAAAAGATTTTACACCTATAAAACAAAACAAGACTGAATTGATTAAAGATTTTAAACAATTTATAAATGAAGTAAATAGCCTAAAGGAGACTTTGTTGAAAAGTAAAAGGAAAAATAAACATTATCATCTAATGTTCGGAGATATTAATACGAAAGACTGGTTTACACTAATTGCATTTCATATGGCTCATCACGAAAAGCAAAAGAAAAAAATAAACGAGTTTTTAAAATCTAGATAA
- a CDS encoding DUF6796 family protein translates to MKMSQFWIRVLGVFGILGGLILLAGDMLLYYDPVNMSLKQNMGNASDFRIIASGVCALFAAWFYMLGLGQVYYAFKTTKPIFRNGTLISFGSILISYGIVHGAFLAIATTAKLATEHSLDINEAVLLSEKTNEILRLFVYPLFGILSILFISQVWKRKTLYPRWIILFFPLIPFLIEDLVTKYLQNDIWIIIKGGYLNIILVIFFTASTIALWNIKKSEIISE, encoded by the coding sequence ATGAAAATGAGTCAGTTTTGGATTAGAGTTTTAGGAGTTTTTGGAATATTAGGTGGATTGATTTTATTAGCTGGAGATATGCTTTTGTATTATGACCCAGTCAATATGAGTTTAAAGCAGAATATGGGAAATGCTTCTGACTTTAGAATTATTGCAAGTGGAGTTTGTGCGCTGTTTGCAGCTTGGTTTTATATGCTTGGATTAGGTCAAGTTTATTATGCATTTAAAACAACAAAACCAATTTTCAGAAATGGTACGTTGATTTCTTTCGGAAGTATCTTAATATCATATGGAATCGTTCACGGAGCATTCCTTGCTATTGCGACAACTGCAAAATTAGCGACTGAACATAGTCTTGACATAAATGAGGCTGTTTTACTGTCTGAAAAAACAAACGAAATTTTGAGATTATTCGTATATCCATTGTTCGGAATTTTATCCATTCTATTTATTAGTCAGGTATGGAAAAGAAAAACATTATATCCAAGATGGATTATCCTTTTTTTTCCACTTATTCCATTTTTGATTGAGGATTTAGTTACGAAGTATTTACAAAACGACATTTGGATTATAATAAAAGGAGGTTATTTAAACATCATTTTGGTTATCTTTTTTACAGCATCGACAATTGCATTATGGAATATCAAAAAATCCGAAATAATTAGTGAATAA
- a CDS encoding alpha/beta hydrolase produces the protein MTNIKLKITVIGFLFLFLNLFGQKTELGYKTKNYTVYSEDKDEYILKITFPRNYNSDKEYKTLYYLDAYWLAEITLGSYTILDLCNYVEDVVFVGISLNGTQKDWHKQRDMDFTPSQFRNLGLLEDLKKINPDNNIKITVKTGSGNQLGKESTGGANLFLAFLENQVIEFVEKEYPNLNKRRGLLGHSFGGLFGFYTLQNRPELFQDLLIISASLSWNSSELVGKGKFEKFKDSKNEIRLYHSYGEKEINGIKTSNNDISLILTELKLENLSYKFDPVKNTNHHSVLSRAIYDGLLYLYKK, from the coding sequence ATGACGAACATTAAACTTAAAATTACAGTAATCGGATTCTTATTTTTATTCCTTAATCTATTTGGACAAAAAACTGAATTAGGATATAAAACAAAGAATTATACAGTCTATTCAGAAGATAAAGACGAATATATTCTAAAAATAACTTTTCCCAGGAATTATAATTCTGACAAAGAATATAAAACGCTTTATTATTTAGATGCTTATTGGCTTGCAGAAATTACTCTTGGTTCTTATACTATATTGGATTTATGTAATTATGTGGAAGATGTTGTTTTTGTTGGTATTTCATTAAACGGCACTCAAAAAGATTGGCATAAGCAAAGAGATATGGATTTTACTCCTTCGCAATTTAGAAATCTTGGACTTTTAGAAGATTTAAAAAAAATCAATCCAGATAATAACATTAAAATTACTGTCAAAACTGGAAGTGGAAATCAACTCGGAAAAGAAAGTACTGGAGGTGCAAATTTATTTTTAGCTTTTTTAGAGAATCAAGTAATTGAATTTGTAGAAAAAGAATATCCTAATCTTAATAAACGAAGAGGTTTACTTGGTCATTCTTTTGGAGGTCTTTTTGGATTTTACACTTTACAAAATCGTCCGGAACTATTCCAGGATTTACTAATAATCTCTGCCTCTTTATCTTGGAATTCATCGGAATTGGTTGGCAAAGGAAAATTTGAAAAATTTAAAGATTCAAAAAACGAAATAAGACTTTATCATAGTTATGGAGAAAAAGAAATCAATGGTATTAAAACTTCAAATAATGATATAAGTTTAATTCTAACTGAATTAAAACTTGAAAACTTGAGTTATAAATTTGACCCAGTTAAAAATACTAACCATCATTCCGTGTTATCAAGAGCAATTTATGATGGATTATTATATTTGTATAAAAAATAA
- the leuB gene encoding 3-isopropylmalate dehydrogenase produces the protein MKLNIAVLAGDGIGPEVIDQAVKVSNAIAKKFNHEINWKPALTGAAAIDAVGEPYPDETHEICEASDAVLFGAIGHPRFDNDPLAKVRPEQGLLKMRKKLGLFANVRPTFTFPSLLDKSPLKRERIEGTDLVFLRELTGGIYFGEKGRRDAGETAFDNCVYTRAEVIRLAKKGFELAMTRSKKLCCVDKANVLETSRLWRETVQAMEKDYPEVTVSYEFVDAVAMRLVQWPNSYDVLITENLFGDILTDEASVISGSMGLMPSASLGLKIGLFEPIHGSYPQATGLNIANPMATILSAAMMFENFGLQEEGKAIRAVVNDALNEGIVTEDLADGGKAYGTKEVGDWLAKNV, from the coding sequence ATGAAATTAAATATAGCAGTATTAGCAGGAGATGGAATTGGTCCTGAAGTAATAGACCAAGCCGTAAAAGTATCTAATGCGATCGCAAAAAAATTCAATCATGAAATCAATTGGAAACCAGCTCTAACAGGTGCTGCTGCAATTGATGCAGTCGGAGAGCCTTATCCAGATGAAACACACGAAATTTGTGAAGCTTCAGATGCTGTTTTATTTGGTGCAATTGGTCATCCAAGATTTGATAACGACCCTTTAGCAAAAGTTCGTCCAGAGCAAGGTTTACTGAAAATGCGTAAAAAATTGGGCTTATTCGCAAACGTAAGACCAACATTTACATTTCCTTCTTTGTTAGACAAATCTCCTCTAAAAAGAGAACGTATTGAAGGAACTGATTTGGTTTTTTTACGTGAATTAACTGGAGGTATTTACTTTGGTGAAAAGGGTAGAAGAGATGCTGGAGAAACTGCATTTGATAATTGTGTGTACACAAGAGCTGAGGTAATTCGTTTGGCAAAAAAAGGTTTTGAATTAGCAATGACACGTTCTAAAAAATTATGTTGTGTAGATAAAGCAAATGTTTTAGAAACATCTCGTTTATGGAGAGAAACCGTGCAAGCAATGGAAAAAGATTATCCAGAGGTTACGGTTTCTTATGAGTTTGTAGATGCAGTTGCAATGCGTTTAGTGCAGTGGCCAAATAGTTATGATGTTTTAATTACTGAAAACTTATTCGGAGATATTTTAACAGACGAAGCTTCTGTAATTTCTGGATCTATGGGCTTAATGCCAAGTGCATCTCTTGGTTTAAAAATAGGTTTATTTGAGCCAATCCATGGTTCATATCCACAAGCAACTGGATTAAATATTGCAAATCCAATGGCAACGATCTTGTCTGCAGCAATGATGTTTGAAAACTTTGGTTTACAAGAAGAAGGAAAAGCAATTAGAGCTGTTGTAAACGATGCTTTAAACGAAGGCATTGTTACGGAAGATTTAGCAGATGGAGGAAAAGCTTACGGAACGAAGGAAGTAGGAGATTGGTTAGCGAAAAACGTCTAA
- a CDS encoding alpha-isopropylmalate synthase regulatory domain-containing protein, whose protein sequence is MGSRKIEIMDTTLRDGEQTSGVSFSVSEKLTIAKLLLEELKVDRLEIASARVSEGELQAVKKITSWAHENSCLDKIEVLTFVDGGKSIEWMIDAGAKVQNLLTKGSLNHLTHQLKKTPEQHFSDIKVAIDLAAANHIKTNIYLEDWSNGMRNSKTYVFEYLDFLVAQNIERVLLPDTLGVLTPKETFLYIDEVRTKYPKIHIDFHGHNDYDLGVANVMEAVKAGVNGLHLTINGMGERAGNAPMASVLAVIKDFLTDVKITTNEKALHKVSKLVETFSGFRIPVNKPVVGANVFTQTAGIHADGDNKNNLYFNDLMPERFGRKRKYALGKTSGKANIQKNLQDLGISLNDEELKKVTQRIIELGDKKEVVSQEDLPYIISDVLDSDTIEKRVVVENYVLGHAKGMKPSTTLQLRVEGVLYEAHAQGDGQFDAFMNALKKMYKIHSKKELPALIDYGVRIPPGSNSDALCETIITWKREEKEFITRGLDSDQTVSAIKAAEKMLNII, encoded by the coding sequence ATGGGAAGTAGAAAGATTGAAATAATGGACACGACACTGCGTGATGGAGAACAAACATCAGGGGTGTCGTTTTCAGTTTCTGAAAAGTTAACAATCGCAAAATTATTACTGGAAGAATTAAAAGTAGACCGTTTAGAAATTGCATCTGCTCGTGTTTCTGAAGGGGAATTGCAGGCTGTTAAAAAGATTACTTCTTGGGCTCATGAAAATAGTTGTTTGGATAAAATAGAGGTCCTGACTTTTGTTGATGGTGGAAAATCAATTGAATGGATGATCGATGCTGGCGCAAAAGTACAGAATTTATTAACCAAAGGTTCTTTAAATCATTTAACGCATCAACTAAAAAAAACACCTGAGCAACATTTTTCAGATATTAAAGTGGCTATTGACCTAGCAGCGGCAAATCATATAAAAACGAATATATACTTAGAGGATTGGTCTAACGGAATGCGCAACTCTAAAACTTACGTATTTGAATATTTAGATTTTTTAGTGGCTCAAAATATAGAACGTGTTTTATTACCAGATACCTTAGGGGTATTAACGCCTAAAGAAACTTTTTTATATATTGATGAGGTTCGTACAAAATACCCAAAAATTCATATCGATTTTCATGGTCATAATGATTATGATTTAGGAGTTGCTAATGTAATGGAAGCTGTAAAAGCAGGTGTAAATGGATTGCATTTAACCATTAATGGAATGGGAGAACGTGCAGGAAATGCTCCAATGGCAAGTGTTTTGGCGGTGATTAAAGATTTCTTAACGGATGTAAAAATTACAACAAACGAAAAAGCACTTCACAAGGTAAGTAAGTTAGTAGAAACATTTTCAGGTTTTAGAATTCCGGTAAATAAGCCTGTAGTTGGAGCAAATGTCTTTACGCAAACGGCAGGGATTCACGCAGACGGTGATAATAAAAATAATTTATATTTTAATGATTTAATGCCAGAACGGTTTGGTAGAAAACGGAAATATGCATTAGGGAAAACATCCGGAAAAGCCAATATTCAAAAGAACTTACAAGATTTAGGTATCAGCTTAAATGATGAAGAATTAAAGAAAGTTACTCAAAGAATTATTGAATTAGGAGACAAAAAAGAAGTTGTTTCTCAAGAAGATTTACCTTATATAATTTCTGATGTTTTAGATAGCGACACAATTGAAAAACGTGTAGTTGTAGAAAATTATGTTTTAGGGCATGCAAAAGGAATGAAACCATCTACTACTTTACAATTAAGAGTTGAAGGTGTTTTATATGAAGCACACGCTCAAGGCGATGGTCAGTTTGATGCTTTTATGAATGCATTAAAAAAAATGTATAAAATTCACAGTAAAAAAGAATTACCCGCATTAATTGATTACGGAGTAAGAATTCCTCCGGGAAGTAATTCCGATGCACTATGTGAAACTATTATTACTTGGAAAAGAGAAGAAAAGGAATTTATAACCCGTGGTTTAGATTCAGATCAAACAGTATCTGCAATAAAAGCTGCAGAAAAAATGTTGAATATCATTTAA
- the leuD gene encoding 3-isopropylmalate dehydratase small subunit, translating into MAYDKFQLLTSTAYPLPTENVDTDQIIPARFLKATERVDFDVNFFRDWRYNQDGTPKAEFPLNKEIYAGSKILVGGRNFGSGSSREHAAWSVYDFGLRCVISSAFADIFKNNCLNVGVLPVQVSAEFADTLFAAIMADPKTAIKVDLPNQTVTLVATGESESFVINAYKKDNMLNGFDDIDYLKNIENEITAFAETRPF; encoded by the coding sequence ATGGCTTACGATAAATTTCAATTATTAACAAGTACAGCATATCCGCTACCAACAGAGAATGTTGACACAGATCAAATAATTCCTGCTCGTTTTTTAAAAGCAACAGAACGTGTAGATTTTGATGTCAATTTTTTTCGTGATTGGAGATACAATCAAGACGGAACACCAAAAGCAGAGTTTCCATTAAATAAAGAGATTTATGCAGGTTCTAAAATTTTAGTTGGAGGTAGAAACTTTGGTTCTGGCTCATCAAGAGAACATGCAGCTTGGTCTGTATATGATTTTGGATTGCGCTGTGTTATTTCATCAGCATTTGCAGACATTTTTAAAAATAACTGTTTAAATGTAGGTGTTTTACCAGTGCAAGTTTCAGCTGAATTTGCAGATACTTTGTTTGCAGCAATTATGGCAGATCCAAAAACAGCCATTAAAGTTGATTTACCAAATCAAACGGTAACTTTAGTAGCCACAGGTGAATCTGAATCTTTTGTAATTAATGCTTACAAAAAAGACAATATGTTAAATGGTTTTGACGATATAGATTACTTAAAAAATATTGAAAACGAGATTACAGCTTTTGCTGAGACAAGACCATTTTAA
- the leuC gene encoding 3-isopropylmalate dehydratase large subunit, giving the protein MANTLFDKVWDSHVVRQVKDGPDVFFIDRHFIHEVTSPVAFLGLESRGNTVVYPKRTFATADHNTPTINQHLPVEDALSANQLDALEINAAKHGISHWGLGDENNGIVHVVGPENGITLPGATIVCGDSHTSTHGAFGAIAFGIGTSEVEMVLSTQCIMQPKPKKMRINVNGKLGLGVTPKDVALYIIAKQTTSGATGYFVEYAGDVFEDMSMEGRMTVCNLSIEMGARGGMIAPDAKTFEYIKGRAQTPKGADWDKAMKYWETLYTEEGAAFDVEFNYQASDIEPMITYGTNPGMGMGVTKSIPTAESLEGGVETYRKSLGYMSFNEGDSMIGKEIDFVFLGSCTNGRIEDFRAFCSIVEGRQKADNVTAWLVPGSHKVVDQINKEGLDKIITEAGFVLREPGCSACLAMNDDKIPAGKLSVSTSNRNFEGRQGPGSRTLLASPLVAAASAVEGVVTDPRTLLVG; this is encoded by the coding sequence ATGGCAAATACATTATTTGACAAAGTATGGGATTCACACGTTGTTCGTCAAGTTAAAGACGGACCAGATGTGTTTTTTATAGACCGTCATTTTATCCATGAAGTTACAAGTCCCGTAGCATTTTTAGGATTAGAGAGTAGAGGTAACACCGTAGTTTATCCAAAGCGTACATTCGCAACTGCAGATCATAATACACCTACTATAAATCAACATTTACCGGTAGAAGATGCCTTGTCAGCAAATCAATTAGACGCTTTAGAAATCAATGCTGCAAAACATGGTATTTCTCACTGGGGTTTAGGAGATGAAAATAACGGAATTGTGCATGTTGTAGGTCCAGAAAACGGAATTACTTTGCCTGGTGCCACGATAGTTTGTGGAGATTCTCATACATCTACGCACGGAGCGTTTGGAGCGATCGCTTTTGGTATCGGTACATCGGAAGTAGAAATGGTTTTATCTACTCAATGCATTATGCAACCAAAACCTAAGAAAATGCGTATCAACGTAAATGGTAAATTAGGTTTGGGAGTCACACCTAAAGATGTCGCTTTATACATCATTGCAAAACAAACAACTTCCGGAGCTACAGGTTATTTTGTAGAATATGCAGGAGATGTTTTTGAAGATATGTCTATGGAGGGCCGTATGACTGTTTGTAATCTATCTATTGAGATGGGTGCTCGTGGAGGTATGATTGCTCCAGACGCTAAAACTTTCGAATATATAAAGGGACGTGCTCAAACTCCGAAAGGAGCAGATTGGGACAAAGCCATGAAATATTGGGAAACTTTATATACTGAAGAAGGGGCAGCGTTTGATGTAGAATTTAATTATCAAGCGTCAGATATTGAACCAATGATTACCTACGGTACAAACCCAGGAATGGGAATGGGGGTAACAAAATCGATTCCAACGGCAGAAAGCTTAGAAGGTGGTGTAGAAACTTATCGAAAATCTTTAGGATATATGTCTTTTAATGAAGGCGATTCTATGATTGGTAAAGAAATTGATTTTGTATTCTTAGGTTCCTGTACTAATGGACGAATTGAAGACTTTAGAGCATTTTGTTCTATTGTTGAAGGGCGTCAAAAAGCAGACAATGTTACTGCTTGGTTAGTTCCAGGATCTCATAAAGTAGTAGATCAAATAAATAAAGAGGGCTTAGATAAAATTATTACAGAGGCAGGTTTTGTTTTGAGAGAACCAGGTTGCTCAGCATGTTTAGCAATGAATGATGATAAAATTCCAGCAGGAAAATTATCAGTATCGACATCTAATAGAAACTTCGAAGGAAGACAAGGACCAGGATCTAGAACATTATTAGCATCACCTCTTGTTGCGGCAGCATCTGCGGTGGAAGGAGTTGTAACTGACCCAAGAACATTACTTGTTGGATAA
- a CDS encoding 1-phosphofructokinase family hexose kinase, with amino-acid sequence MKVVTLTINPALDKSAKVTEMIPFDKLECHDITYHPGGGGINISRVLHRLGIESHCLFPYGGKTGEHLIELLQEEHVSVFSTPISIWTRENFAVFDMKTGLQFRFGMPTASFSEAEMKNIEQLIKEQVADGDIFVISGSLPKGLPTEYYSKIIQNLTSKGVKVIVDTSGPVFSEVLKNELFLIKPNQKELARLAGKESLSAKEREEFAMQLVTSNIAKYVVVSLGKDGAFMAHKNGIEYITAPVISVKSTIGAGDSMVAGLIYGITQNETPKNMLRWGVACGVSATLSEGSDLAHKENIEKILKLV; translated from the coding sequence ATGAAAGTAGTTACGTTGACCATCAACCCAGCTTTAGATAAAAGTGCAAAAGTAACAGAAATGATACCTTTTGATAAATTAGAATGCCATGATATTACATATCATCCAGGAGGTGGAGGTATAAATATCTCTAGAGTTTTGCATAGATTAGGGATAGAAAGTCATTGCTTATTTCCTTATGGTGGTAAAACTGGCGAGCATTTAATCGAATTATTACAAGAAGAGCATGTATCTGTATTTTCAACACCAATTTCAATTTGGACTCGAGAAAATTTTGCCGTTTTTGATATGAAAACAGGTTTGCAATTCAGATTTGGAATGCCAACAGCTTCTTTTTCAGAGGCTGAAATGAAAAATATAGAGCAATTAATAAAGGAGCAAGTGGCAGACGGAGATATTTTTGTAATTAGTGGCAGTTTACCTAAAGGATTGCCAACGGAGTACTATTCAAAAATCATTCAAAATTTAACATCAAAAGGCGTAAAGGTAATTGTTGATACGTCGGGGCCTGTATTTAGTGAGGTTTTAAAAAATGAGTTATTTTTAATAAAACCCAATCAAAAAGAATTGGCACGTTTGGCAGGAAAAGAGTCATTGTCTGCAAAAGAACGAGAAGAATTTGCAATGCAATTGGTAACGTCCAACATTGCAAAATATGTAGTGGTTTCTTTAGGGAAAGATGGTGCATTTATGGCGCATAAAAACGGCATTGAATACATAACAGCACCTGTAATTTCTGTAAAAAGTACAATCGGAGCAGGAGATAGCATGGTAGCAGGTTTAATTTATGGTATTACTCAAAACGAAACTCCAAAAAACATGTTACGTTGGGGAGTTGCTTGCGGGGTATCAGCAACCCTAAGTGAAGGTTCAGATTTAGCGCACAAAGAAAATATTGAGAAAATTTTGAAATTGGTATAA
- a CDS encoding YfiT family bacillithiol transferase — protein sequence MNLHTIKYPIGMANIPKQITKKNIEDWIFVLETFPQNLEYLTRSLSDNQLDTPYRAKGWSIRQVVHHCYDSHHNSYIRFKWALTEDTPIIKAYFEERWAELHDSKSAPISLSFDSLKALHATWVYLLRGLTDQELEKKFIHPSENKEVSLKKNIGIYAWHCNHHFAHIDQLLIHKGWK from the coding sequence ATGAACCTACACACTATTAAATATCCCATAGGAATGGCAAATATTCCAAAGCAAATCACCAAAAAAAACATTGAGGATTGGATTTTTGTATTGGAAACTTTCCCTCAAAATTTAGAGTACTTAACACGATCGTTATCCGATAATCAATTAGATACCCCTTATAGAGCGAAAGGCTGGTCGATTAGGCAAGTTGTGCATCATTGTTATGATAGTCATCACAATTCTTATATACGCTTTAAATGGGCTTTAACAGAAGATACACCAATTATTAAAGCCTATTTTGAAGAACGTTGGGCAGAACTGCATGATTCTAAATCTGCCCCTATTTCCCTATCTTTTGATTCCTTAAAAGCTTTGCATGCTACATGGGTGTATTTGTTAAGAGGATTAACTGATCAGGAGTTAGAAAAAAAATTTATACATCCTTCAGAAAATAAAGAAGTTAGTTTAAAAAAAAATATAGGCATATATGCTTGGCATTGCAATCATCATTTTGCACATATAGATCAGTTGCTAATTCATAAAGGTTGGAAATAA
- a CDS encoding DUF962 domain-containing protein, with the protein MRTAKEYFDEYALSHQNKTNQTIHYICVPLIFFSIIGLLMSIPNVILENILNLSNPLLENWAVVIGLIISIFYIRLEFWYAMEMLFVILVCIVGNFWLSNQVNLLYTSIIIFVVAWIGQFYGHKIEGAKPSFLKDLEFLLIGPLWVIQKLGKKK; encoded by the coding sequence ATGAGAACTGCTAAAGAATATTTTGATGAATACGCTTTAAGTCATCAAAATAAAACAAATCAAACCATACATTACATTTGTGTCCCATTAATTTTTTTTAGTATTATCGGCCTACTAATGAGCATACCAAATGTAATTTTAGAAAACATATTAAACTTATCTAATCCCCTACTCGAAAACTGGGCCGTAGTTATTGGCCTTATTATTTCTATCTTTTATATACGTTTAGAGTTTTGGTATGCTATGGAAATGTTGTTTGTAATTCTAGTATGTATTGTTGGGAATTTTTGGTTGAGTAATCAGGTAAACTTGCTATATACATCAATCATTATTTTTGTGGTGGCTTGGATTGGCCAATTTTATGGACATAAAATAGAAGGGGCAAAACCATCTTTTTTAAAAGATTTAGAATTTTTATTGATTGGTCCTCTATGGGTAATTCAAAAATTAGGAAAAAAAAAGTAA